The Amycolatopsis coloradensis sequence GAAATGAAGAAGCATTTCCGGCCCGAGTTCCTGAACCGGATCGACGACATCATCGTCTTCCACCAGCTGACCAAGGACCAGATCATCCAGATGGTCGATCTGATGATCGCCCGGGTCGAGACGCAGCTCAAGGCCAAGGACATGGAGCTCGAGCTCACGCCCAAGGCCAAGTCGCTGCTCGCCAAGCGCGGCTTCGACCCGGTGCTGGGCGCGCGGCCGCTGCGCCGCACGATCCAGCGCGAGATCGAGGACCAGCTGTCGGAGAAGATCCTGTTCGGCGAGGTCCAGCCCGGCCAGATCATCCTGGTCGACGTCGAAGGCTGGAACGACGAAGAGGGCGAGAAGGACGACAAGGCGCACTTCGTCTTCCGTGGCGAAGCCCGGCCCTCGTCGGTACCGGACGCCCCGCCGGTGAGCATCGGTGCCGGCTCGACCGAAGAGAACGGTGAAACCGAGGGCGAGTAAGTCCTTTCGGTTCCGGAAGTGCCCGTCGCGGGTTCGCCGCGGCGGGCACTTTCGCGTCCGGGGCGCCGTGTCGTCCGTCAAATCACGCGTGTTCGCCGTTCAATCACGCGAGTTCGGTGCCCAAGCACGCGAGTTCGCCCTTTTCGCACAGGGAGCCTGCGTGCGTGATCAGGCGGCGAACTCGCGTGATCAATGGGCGTGAGACGATGCCCTCGGGTCCGGGAGGGGGTCAGGTGGACGTTCTGGCGATCGATTTCGGTACCTCCAGCACGGTGGGGGTGCTTTCGATCCACGGCAGGGGGACGCAGGTCGTCGAGATCGACGGGTCGGTGACGATGTCGTCCGCGATCTACGCCGACAAGGACGGCACGGTCTTCGTCGGTCGTGACGCCGAACGCCGGGCCCGGCTGGATCCGAGCCGGTTCGAGGCGAATCCGAAGCGGCGCATCGACGAGGGTGCCCTCCAGCTCGGTGACGTCTCGCTCCCCATCGCCGACGCCTTCGCCGCGGTCCTGCGCCGGGTCGGCGAAGAGGCCGAGCTGCTCCTCCAGCGTCCGCCCGCGCAGGTGCGCATCTCGCATCCCGCGGGCTGGGGTCCGGATCGCAAGCAGATCCTCCGCGACGCCGCGCTCAAGGCCGGTTTCGGTACGACGATGCTCATTCCCGAGCCGGTCGCCGCCGCCGCGCATTACGCCTCACTCGGCAACGGTCACCGGCCGTCCGGTCCGATCGCGGTGTACGACCTCGGGGCGGGCACCTTCGACTGCGCGGTGGTCGGTGTCAGCGCGCAGGGGTTCGCCGTGCTGGCCGAGGACGGTCTGCCCGACCTCGGCAGTCTCGACATCGACCAGGCGCTGCTGGTGCACATCGGCCGCGAGGTTTCGCATTCCGAACCCGCGCGCTGGCAACGGATCCTGCGCCCGCAGTCGGTCAGCGACCGCCGGACGCGCCGGTCGTTGCTGCAGGACGTCCGTGACGCCAAGGAAAGCCTGTCCCGCCACCAGCAGACCGAGATCCCGATGCCGGAGCCGTTCGGCGACGTGCGGGTGACGCGGACGGAGCTCGAGGCGCTCGTCCGGCCGAGTTTCCTGCGCAGCGCCGAGCTTCTGGCCACCACGATCCGCCGTGCCGGGCTGTCCCCGGACCGGCTCGGTGGCGTCTACCTCGTCGGTGGCCCGAGCCGGATGCCGTTGCTGGCGAGCCTGCTGGCGAATCAGCTCAGGATCGCGCCGACGACGCAGGATCAGCCGGAGACGGCGGTCGCGTTCGGGCTCCACCACGTGCCCGCCGGTGGCGAGGACTCCCAGCTGACCGTGCCCGCCTTCGCGCCGGTCGCGCCGCCAGTGCGGCAGCAGCCCGTGCAGCGACAGCCGCCGCGGCGCCCGCAGCCGCCGCGCTGGACACCGCCCACACCCCCACCCGCGCCGGGCCGGAACTGGCGGAAGCCCACGGCCTACGGCGTCATCGTGCTCGCTCTCGCGGCGATCGTGACCACGATCTTCCTGCTCAGCGGCGGCGAAGACGAGCCGGTCGCCGGAACCGCCCCGGCGAAACCGGTCAGCTGCGATCAGCCGGGGCCGAAGGACGCGCAGGGGTTCACGGACTGTCTCCGCCGGATCGCCGCCGTCATCCCGCAGCGGGACGACTGCCGGGACGCGCCGGACGCGGCCGCCACGGTGGGGGCGGCGTCGGCGGTCACCTGCGTGTTCAAGGACGGCAAGGGATCGAACGCGATCAACTACTACCAGGGCATCGCGATGACCGGCCTGGAGGACGGCGTCCGGCAGCGCATGACCAAGGGCAAGCCCGCGGAGGGCACCTGGGCGGCAGACGGGCTCCGGGGGCGCTACTTGGCGGGCGTGGGGCAGCGAAGCGGCATCGTGCTCTTCGGGACCGAAGACGCGCCGTTGAGCGCGATGCTGGTCTCGACCCGCAGCGACGGCTCCGCGCGGACGACCGCGGAGATGGTCGAGTTCTTCACGGCGCAGCTCAAGCCTTGATCAGTGCAGGGTGCCCGCCGGGGTCGAAAGATCCTCGGTCACCGAAAGCGAGGTCTCCACGATGATCTCCAGCGCTTCCGCCGCGCGGTGCACGGCCAGGCTCGGCGCGGTCGTCCGCGCGGCCTGCTCCGGCGTGTACGGCACGTGCACGAAACCGCCGCGAACGCCGGGAAAGTCGTTGTCCAGCAAGTGCATCAGCCCATAGAAGACCTGGTTGCACACGTACGTCCCGGCGGTGTGCGAGACCGACGCCGGAAGTCCCGCGTCCTTGATCCCCGTGACGCACGCCTTCACCGGCAGCGTGGTGAAGTACGCGTTGGGCCCGCCTGGGATCACCGGGACGTCGACGGGCTGCGAGCCCGCGTTGTCCGGGATGCGGGCGTCGATCAGGTTGATCGCGACCCGTTCCGGGGTGACGTCGGGGCGTCCGCCCGCCTGCCCGACGCAGATCACCAGTTCCGGCCGGTATTCGTCGATCGCGTCGCGCAAGGTAACCAGCGAACGCGAGAACACGCACGGCAGTTCGACGGCGACGGTGTCGTGCCGCCGTCCGGTGAGCAGGGAAACCGCCTGCCACGACGGGTTCACCCGCTCACCGCCGAACGGTTCGAAACCGGTGAGGAGCACGGACGTCATGCCCTCACCCTAACGTGTGACGACGGTCAGGCGGCCGGCTTGAGGTCCCCCGGGTAGAGGAACTCGGGTGCCGGTTTGGTGTCGCCGTAGAACCACGCGTCGAAGAAGCCCTGGAGATCCTTGTGCGCGACGCGTTCGGCGAACTTCCGAAACTCCGGCAGGCTCGCGTTGCCGTCGCGGTGGATGGCGGGCCACGTCTTCAGGATGCGGTCGAACGACGCCGCGCCGATGTAGTTCTTCAGCGCGTGCAGCGCCACCGGGCCCTTCGAATACACGTACGTGAACTCGTTGCCGGGCCCCATGTCGTACAGCTTCCCGGCCCAGAAGCGGTCGGTCGCCTTCTGCACGGCGGTCAGGTAGCGCGCCTTGAGGTCCTGGCCCGACTTCGCCTCCGACCACAGCCATTCCGCGTACGAGGCGAAGCATTCGTTGAGGCAGACGTCCTTCCATTTGTCGACGGCGACCGAGTCGCCCCACCACTGGTGGGCGTTCTCGTGCACGATCGTCGGGACATTGCCCGCCGCGCCCGAGTAGATCGGCCTGCTCAGCGTCTCCAGCGAGAACCCGATCGGCTCGGCGAGGAAGATGCCGCCCGCCGCGTCCACCGGGTAGCGCCCGAACTTCGACGCCAGGAAGTCGATGATCTCCGGCAGCCGCGCCTCCGCCTGCTTGGTCGAGGCGGGCGTGCCGGGGGCGTAGGCGTTGACGACCGGGGTGCCGTCGGACAGCTTCGTCCGCTCGAACTCCCATTTGTCGATCGCGACCGTCGTCATGTACGGCACGGCCGGGGTCTCTTCGGCCCAGACGTACGTGGTGTTCTTCCCCGAAGCGAACTTCCCGCGCTCGCGGCCGTTCGAGATGACGCCCCACTCCGAGGGCACGGTGACGGCGAGGTGGAAGGTCGCCTTGTCGCGCGGGGTGTCGTTGACCGGGTACCAGGTGGTCGCGGATTTCGGCTCGCCCGCGACGAACGCGCCGCCGGATTTCGCGTACTGCCAGCCGTTCTCGCCCAGCGCCGGATCCTCGATCGGCTGCGGGACGCCGTGGTAGGCGATCTCGGCGGTGAACCGCTCGTGGTTCCGCAGCGGACGCGCCGGGGTGATCACGAGTTCGTGGTCACCGGTCCGGGTGAAGGCCGCCTTGCGCCCGTTCACCTTGACCGAGTCGACGGTCAGCCCGTGCAGGTCGAGGTTGAACGAGCTCAGCGCCTGGGTGGTGCGCCCGGTGATCGTCTGGAGGCCGGTGAGCCGCTTGGTGGCGGGCTCGTAGCCGATCTTCAGGTTGTAGTCGGCGACGTCGTAGCCGCCGTTGCCGTCCTGCGGGTAGTAGCTGTCGCCCGCGCCGTCGGCGCCGGGTTTCCCGGTGTCGGCGACGGCGGTCCCGCCGCCGAGGACACTCGCGGCCAGAACGGCGGCGACGACGGCCGCACTCCGGTACCTCATTCACGCTCCCAGTCGATCGGCTGTGACTCGGTCACGAACGTAGCGCCGTGACCTCGGCCGTCCGCCCGGAAAGATCCTTCGTGCCCGGATAATCCCCACTTCCGTCGCCTGATCGGGGTCCGGAGTCCGAGAGCGCGCTCTGAGAGACACAGCCTGATGGGGCTATCCGTTTGCGGCTTCTGGAAAGCTGGGGGTCGTGCGTGTGACGCTTCTGGGCCCGGTCGGAGCGGAGGCCGGAGACGGCACCCCGGTCGACATCGGCGGTGCCCGCCTCCGCATGCTCTTGGCCCGGCTCGCGCTGGAGCCCGGCCGCGCCGTCCCGGCGGCGGCCCTCATCGACGGTCTCTGGGGCGCGGAGCCGCCCGCCGACGCGGCGAACGCGCTGCAGTCCCTGGTCTCGCGGCTGCGCAAGGTCCTGCGTGCCGACGACGTCGCCCTCGACTCCGGCCCCGGCGGTTACCGCCTGGACGTCGCCCGCGAGGACATCGACGTGTTCCGTTTCGAACGGCTGGCCGCGGAGGGCCGCGCGGAACTGTCGGCGGGACGGGACGCCGGTGCGGCCGCGGTTCTCGCCGAGGCGCTCGGCCTCTGGCGTGGTCAGGTGCTGTCCGACGTGCTCGATGCCCCGTTCGCGCAGGCGCCGGCGACCCGGCTGGAGGACCTGCGCCTGGAAGCGGCCGAAGATCGTTTCGAGGCGGAGATCCGGCTGGGCGGGCACGACCGCGTGCTCGCGGATCTCAAGGAGGCCGCCACGCGGCACCCGTTGCGCGAACGGCTTGCCGGGCTGTGGATCCGGGCACTGTGCGCGGCCGATCGCCAGTCCGACGCCCTCGCCGTCTACGAGGAGGTCCGGGCGGCGCTGGCCGATCAGCTCGGCGTCGACCCGTCGGCCGAACTCCGGGAGATCCATCTCGCCGCGTTGCGCGGTGAGCTCGGCCCGCCACCCGCGGCCACCGATCATCTCCCGGTCCGGCTCACCAGTTTCGTCGGCCGTGACGACGAGTTGAAGCTGGTCGCCGAGCTTCTCGCGGGTGCGCGGCTGGTGACGCTCGTCGGGCCGGGCGGCGCCGGGAAGACGCGGCTGGCCACCGAGGTCGCGACGCGGCATCCGGCACACACGCGCGGACGCGTCTGGTTCGTGCCGCTCGCCGGCGTCCGCGACCCGGGAGACCTGCCCGGTGCGGTCTTCGCCGCCCTGGAGCTGTGGGATCTCGGTCTTTCGCACGGCGGCGACCCGATGCGCCGCCCGGTGGACGCGCTGGCCAGGGTCGTGGAGACGCTCGGCGCCGGAGAATCGGTGCTGGTGCTGGACAACTGCGAGCATCTGGTCGACGCGGCCGCGGAGCTGGCGAACACCCTGTTGCGCCGCGTGCCGACTCTGCGCATCCTCGCGACGAGCCGGGAAGCGCTGGCCATCGACGGCGAGACGCTGTGCCCGCTCGGCCCGCTGTCCGTTCCGGAAGGCTCGCCGACCGTCTCCCAAGCCGCCGAGGCGGGCGCGATCCGGCTGTTCGTCGACCGGGCGGTGGCCGTCCGCCCGGACTTCGTGCTCGACGAGTCCACTGTGGACGACGTCGCGCAGATCTGCCACCGGCTGGACGGGATGCCGCTGGCGCTGGAACTGGCCGCCGCGCGGCTGCGGTCGATGACCGTCGGGCAGATCTCGCGGCGGCTCGACGACCGGTTCCGCCTGCTGACCTCCGGCAGCCGGACCGCGTTGCCGAGGCAGCGCACGCTGCGTGCCGTCGTCGAGTGGAGCTGGGACCTGCTCGACGACGCCGAACGCGTGCTCGCCAGGCGGCTGTCGGTCTTCGGGGCAGGCGCCGAGGTCGAAGCGGTCGAAAGTGTCTGCGCCGGTGACGGCCTGCCCGCCGAAGACGTCCTGTACGTCCTCGGCTCACTCGTCGAGAAGTCCATTGTGGACGCCATCGCCGGAGACCACGGTGAGCCACGGTACCGCATGCTGGAGACCATCCGGGCCTACGCGGCGGAACGTCTCGACGAAGCCCAAGAGCGAGAGCAGCTCACGAAGGCCTATCACCGCTATTACGCCCAGCTCGTCGAACGGCTGGAGCCGATGCTGCGGACGGCGGATCAGCTCGTCGCCATCTCACGGTACGACGCGGAGCACGGCAACATCGTGACGGCGCTCCGGCAGGCCATCGACGCCGGCGACGCGGAAATGGCGACTCGGCTGTTCGGCGGCACCTTCTGGTACTGGCTGGTCAAGGGGGACAGCGACCGGGGCGAGGCCTTCGTCGACGAAGTGCTCACCTTCGGAGAACGCCTGGAGGACGACTTCGCGGCCGCGTTCCGGGCGATGCGTGCGATCACCGGCATGGTGCCGGGCGTCGGCGATCCCGAGGCCGTGCGGGAACTCATCGACGACTGTGTGCGGACGAACGCGCACACCCGGTTCGCCGGGCTGGCGATCGGCCTGCCCATGCTGGCCTTCTTCAGCCAGAACAAGGAACTGGCGCACCGTGAGGTCGAGCGGGCGCTGGCGAGCCCGGACCCGTGGGCCAGGTCGGCGGGGTCGTGGGCGCAGAGTTTCCTTCTCGTCGACGACGGAGACCCCGAGGGCGCGGACAGGGCCAGGGACAAGGCGTACGAAGGATTCACGGCCGTGGGCGACCGCTGGGGCACCGCGATGGCCGTGGGCATGAAGGCGAGCGACATCTCGATGTCGGGTGATCACGAGGCCGCGATCGCGCTGTACCGGCGAGGTCTCGCCCTCGCGCTCGAGCTGGGATCGCAGGACGATGTGATCCAGCAGCGCTGGCGGCTCGCGACGGAGTACGCGCGGGCCGGGGACCTCGAGACGGCGATGCGCGAGATGCGCGACGCGGAGCGCTACGCGATCGACACGGGCAACGACCAGCTCGCGGTGATGGTGCTGGTGGGCAAGGCCGATCTGCTCAGTCGCGCCGGACGGATCGACGAGGCGCGCGCGGTCGGCGCCCGGTTCCGGGAGCGGATGGCGACGGTGCCGATGCCGGGCCTCTTCGGCGACGAATTCGGCGGGTACATCGACACCGAGATCGCGCTGGCCGCCGGAGAGCTGGACGAGGCCGCGCGCGGTGCCGCGATCGTCGTGAAATCCACCGCGGAACGCGGCGACATGGCCGACCTGGGCCGGATCGTGGAGGTCTGCGGCCTGATCCGGTTCCGGCAGGAGAAGCCCGAGGCGGCCGTCCGGCTGCTCGGCGCGGCGAAGCTGCTGCGCGGCAGGCTGGACCTCGGGGAACCCGGTATCCGGCAGCTCATCGACGACCTTCGCGAGCATTTCGGCGAGGAGCGCTACGAAGAGCTCCTCGTCCAGGACGCCGGTCTGTCGCGTCCGGACCTGGTCGCCTGGATCTGTCAGGAAACGAGCGCGTGAAGAAGGGCTCCTCGCCAGGCAGAGGCGAGGAGCCCTTCACGCGCGTTCCCCCTGACCCCCGTCAGACGCGCTTCCGGTAAGCCCACGTGGCGAGCGGGAAGAAGACCGCGAGCGCGGCCGCCATCCAGATCAGCGCCCCGGTCAGCGGCCCGGCGACCGGCCCGCCGTTCATCAGCCCGCGCAGGACGTCGGACATCTGCGTCACCGGGCTGATGTCGGCCCAGGCCTTCAGCCAGCCGGGCATGGTGTTCGTCTGCACGAACACGTTGCTGCCGAAGGTCAGCGGCATCAGCACCACGAACATCAGGCCCTGCACCGCGCCGGGGCTCTTCACCAGCATCCCGACGAACACCGAAGCCCAGCAGAACGCCAGCGCGAACGCGATGACGAGCACGATCGCCAGCGCGAACTCGGCGGGCCCGGTCTGGATCCGGTAACCCATGATCGTCGCGACGACCATCAGCACGACCAGGCACACCAGATACCGCACGATGTCGGCCAGTACGGCGCCGATCAGCGGCGCGGACCGCGCGATCGGCATGGCCCGGAACCGGTCGAACACGCCCTTCGTGACGTCGGTGTTCAGCTGGACGCCGACGGTCATGCTGGCCTGCAGGATGTTGAACACCATGATGCCGGGCACGATCATCTGGAGGTAGCCCTCGGTACTGCCCATGATCGCGCCGCCGAACAGGTAGACGAACATGACCAGGAAGATGATCGGCGCGATGGTGACGTCGGCCAGTTGTTCCGGGTTCTTGCGGATCTTCAGAACACCGCGCCAGGCAAGGGAAAGCCCGTGCCGCACGCTGCTGAGCAGTGAAACGTGCCGTGGTGGTGCGGGCATCGCGATGGTCGTCATACCAGGCTCCCTTCCGGAGTCGTGTCCTTTGTGGACTCGCCGGTCTTCTTGCCGGTCAGTGCGAGGAACACCTCGTCGAGGCTGGGCAGCCGGAGCGCCAGCTCGTCCGCGGTGATCCCGGCCTCGTCCAGCTTGCGGACCAAAGTGGACAGCAGGACCGGGTCGGCGACGGGCGCGGTGAGCAGCCCGGTGTCGTCGTCCCGGTGCGGCCGGGCCCCGGTGAGCCCGGCCAAGATGCGCTCGACGGCGTCGAGGTCGGCGAGCGCGGAGGGCCGGACCTGCAGTGTCTGGCCGCCGGTCCGCCGTTTGAGTTCGTCGGCGCGCCCGTTCGCCACGACGTGCCCGCGGTCGAACACGGTGATCGTGTCGGCCAGCTGGTCGGCCTCCTCCAGGTACTGCGTGGTGAGCAGCACCGTCGTGCCGTCGGCGACCAGCGTCCGGACCACGGCCCAGACCTCGTTGCGGGCGTGCGGGTCGAGCCCGGTGGTGGGCTCGTCCAGGTAGAGCACCTTGGGACGGCCGACCAGGCTCGCGGCGAGGTCGAGCCGCCGCCGCATCCCGCCCGAGTAGGTCTTGATCGCGCGGCCGGCGGCGCCGGTCAGTTCGAACCGCTCCAGCAGGTCGGCCGCGCGCTTCTTCGCGTCCGCCCTCGAGAACTCCAGGAGCCTGCCGATCAGGACGAGGTTCTCCGTACCGGAAAGGTCCTCGTCGACCGACGCGTACTGCCCGGTCAGCCCGATCATGCTCCGGACCGCCATCGGGTTCTTGACGACGTCGTACCCGAAGACACTCGCGTGGCCGCGGTCCGGCCGGATCAAGGTGGCCAGGATCCGGACGGCGGTCGTCTTCCCCGCGCCGTTCGGCCCCAGTACCCCGACCACCTTGCCCGCCGGGACCTCCAGATCGACCCCGTCGAGCGCCTTCGTCTCCCCATAGTGTTTGACCAGGCCCTCGGCCCTGATCGCGTGAGTCATCGCTTTCCTCCTGTGGATCTCGCCCCGCGGACAAAGGTGCACCCGGCGCCTGGCAGACCGCGCACAGCGCGCTGGCAGCGGCTGACAGGACCTGATAAGCGCTGGTAGACGCGGTGTGAGGAGGTTGTGAAGGTGTTGTGGAGACGGCCGTCACGACGCTCTTGATCGGCATACTCGACGGCATGGTGATCGAAGAACGCGTGCGGCAGGGCGCCGGGCGGAAGCTGGTCAGCGGGCTGCTCGTCGCGGCGGTCGTGCCGTTCGCGGTGCTGACGGCGTTGCGGCTGGTGGGCTACGACGGCAACACGTACACGATCGCGGCGCTCGCGCTCACGCCGTACGCCGGGATCGCGACGCTGGTGCTCGGTGTCCTCGCGCTGGGGCTCCGCCGCTGGTGGACCGGGGTGGTCGCGCTGGTGCTGACCTGCACGATCGGATCTCTGGTGCTTCCACGAGCGTTCGCGAACGAGCAGAAGGCGCTCGACGGGAAGCACGTGCGCGTGCTGGCGTCGAACATGCTCGGCGGGCAGGCGGATCCGGACCGGATCGTCGGCTACGTGAAGGAACACCAGGTCGACGTCCTGAGCCTGACCGAGATGACGCCCGAGGCGATCACCGGTCTCGAACGGGCCGGGTTGTTCCAGGTCCTGCCCTACCACGTGCTGCACCCGGCCGAGTGGGCGTCGGGTTCCGGGCTGGTGTCGCGGTATCCGCTCACGCCGCTGAGGCTGAGCGGTAATTCGGACTACAAGCAGCCCAGCGCGAGCGTGGACCTCGGCGACGGCGTCCGGATCGAGGTCGTCGCGGTCCATCCGGCGGCGCCGATGTGGGACCGGCACGCGTGGGTCGACGAGGCCAAGGACCTGCCCTACGCCGACGCCGAGCATGACATCCGGATCCTGGCGGGCGACTTCAACGCCAGCCTGGACCACGCGCTCTTTCGTGAGCTGCTGACCAGGGGATACGTGGACGCGGCCGATCAGCTGGGGAAGGCGTTGGAGGGGACCTGGACGAACGGGCTGGTGCCGCCGGTGCCGATCGACCACGTGCTGGCGGACAAGCGGACGGCCATCGCGGACTTCAAGGTGCTGGAAACGCCGGGCAGCGATCACGACGCCGTCTACGCGGAGGTCGTGCTGCCCAGAGCGGGCTG is a genomic window containing:
- a CDS encoding Hsp70 family protein, translated to MDVLAIDFGTSSTVGVLSIHGRGTQVVEIDGSVTMSSAIYADKDGTVFVGRDAERRARLDPSRFEANPKRRIDEGALQLGDVSLPIADAFAAVLRRVGEEAELLLQRPPAQVRISHPAGWGPDRKQILRDAALKAGFGTTMLIPEPVAAAAHYASLGNGHRPSGPIAVYDLGAGTFDCAVVGVSAQGFAVLAEDGLPDLGSLDIDQALLVHIGREVSHSEPARWQRILRPQSVSDRRTRRSLLQDVRDAKESLSRHQQTEIPMPEPFGDVRVTRTELEALVRPSFLRSAELLATTIRRAGLSPDRLGGVYLVGGPSRMPLLASLLANQLRIAPTTQDQPETAVAFGLHHVPAGGEDSQLTVPAFAPVAPPVRQQPVQRQPPRRPQPPRWTPPTPPPAPGRNWRKPTAYGVIVLALAAIVTTIFLLSGGEDEPVAGTAPAKPVSCDQPGPKDAQGFTDCLRRIAAVIPQRDDCRDAPDAAATVGAASAVTCVFKDGKGSNAINYYQGIAMTGLEDGVRQRMTKGKPAEGTWAADGLRGRYLAGVGQRSGIVLFGTEDAPLSAMLVSTRSDGSARTTAEMVEFFTAQLKP
- the pcp gene encoding pyroglutamyl-peptidase I encodes the protein MTSVLLTGFEPFGGERVNPSWQAVSLLTGRRHDTVAVELPCVFSRSLVTLRDAIDEYRPELVICVGQAGGRPDVTPERVAINLIDARIPDNAGSQPVDVPVIPGGPNAYFTTLPVKACVTGIKDAGLPASVSHTAGTYVCNQVFYGLMHLLDNDFPGVRGGFVHVPYTPEQAARTTAPSLAVHRAAEALEIIVETSLSVTEDLSTPAGTLH
- a CDS encoding M1 family metallopeptidase — its product is MRYRSAAVVAAVLAASVLGGGTAVADTGKPGADGAGDSYYPQDGNGGYDVADYNLKIGYEPATKRLTGLQTITGRTTQALSSFNLDLHGLTVDSVKVNGRKAAFTRTGDHELVITPARPLRNHERFTAEIAYHGVPQPIEDPALGENGWQYAKSGGAFVAGEPKSATTWYPVNDTPRDKATFHLAVTVPSEWGVISNGRERGKFASGKNTTYVWAEETPAVPYMTTVAIDKWEFERTKLSDGTPVVNAYAPGTPASTKQAEARLPEIIDFLASKFGRYPVDAAGGIFLAEPIGFSLETLSRPIYSGAAGNVPTIVHENAHQWWGDSVAVDKWKDVCLNECFASYAEWLWSEAKSGQDLKARYLTAVQKATDRFWAGKLYDMGPGNEFTYVYSKGPVALHALKNYIGAASFDRILKTWPAIHRDGNASLPEFRKFAERVAHKDLQGFFDAWFYGDTKPAPEFLYPGDLKPAA
- a CDS encoding BTAD domain-containing putative transcriptional regulator, coding for MRVTLLGPVGAEAGDGTPVDIGGARLRMLLARLALEPGRAVPAAALIDGLWGAEPPADAANALQSLVSRLRKVLRADDVALDSGPGGYRLDVAREDIDVFRFERLAAEGRAELSAGRDAGAAAVLAEALGLWRGQVLSDVLDAPFAQAPATRLEDLRLEAAEDRFEAEIRLGGHDRVLADLKEAATRHPLRERLAGLWIRALCAADRQSDALAVYEEVRAALADQLGVDPSAELREIHLAALRGELGPPPAATDHLPVRLTSFVGRDDELKLVAELLAGARLVTLVGPGGAGKTRLATEVATRHPAHTRGRVWFVPLAGVRDPGDLPGAVFAALELWDLGLSHGGDPMRRPVDALARVVETLGAGESVLVLDNCEHLVDAAAELANTLLRRVPTLRILATSREALAIDGETLCPLGPLSVPEGSPTVSQAAEAGAIRLFVDRAVAVRPDFVLDESTVDDVAQICHRLDGMPLALELAAARLRSMTVGQISRRLDDRFRLLTSGSRTALPRQRTLRAVVEWSWDLLDDAERVLARRLSVFGAGAEVEAVESVCAGDGLPAEDVLYVLGSLVEKSIVDAIAGDHGEPRYRMLETIRAYAAERLDEAQEREQLTKAYHRYYAQLVERLEPMLRTADQLVAISRYDAEHGNIVTALRQAIDAGDAEMATRLFGGTFWYWLVKGDSDRGEAFVDEVLTFGERLEDDFAAAFRAMRAITGMVPGVGDPEAVRELIDDCVRTNAHTRFAGLAIGLPMLAFFSQNKELAHREVERALASPDPWARSAGSWAQSFLLVDDGDPEGADRARDKAYEGFTAVGDRWGTAMAVGMKASDISMSGDHEAAIALYRRGLALALELGSQDDVIQQRWRLATEYARAGDLETAMREMRDAERYAIDTGNDQLAVMVLVGKADLLSRAGRIDEARAVGARFRERMATVPMPGLFGDEFGGYIDTEIALAAGELDEAARGAAIVVKSTAERGDMADLGRIVEVCGLIRFRQEKPEAAVRLLGAAKLLRGRLDLGEPGIRQLIDDLREHFGEERYEELLVQDAGLSRPDLVAWICQETSA
- a CDS encoding ABC transporter permease — protein: MTTIAMPAPPRHVSLLSSVRHGLSLAWRGVLKIRKNPEQLADVTIAPIIFLVMFVYLFGGAIMGSTEGYLQMIVPGIMVFNILQASMTVGVQLNTDVTKGVFDRFRAMPIARSAPLIGAVLADIVRYLVCLVVLMVVATIMGYRIQTGPAEFALAIVLVIAFALAFCWASVFVGMLVKSPGAVQGLMFVVLMPLTFGSNVFVQTNTMPGWLKAWADISPVTQMSDVLRGLMNGGPVAGPLTGALIWMAAALAVFFPLATWAYRKRV
- a CDS encoding ATP-binding cassette domain-containing protein, whose amino-acid sequence is MTHAIRAEGLVKHYGETKALDGVDLEVPAGKVVGVLGPNGAGKTTAVRILATLIRPDRGHASVFGYDVVKNPMAVRSMIGLTGQYASVDEDLSGTENLVLIGRLLEFSRADAKKRAADLLERFELTGAAGRAIKTYSGGMRRRLDLAASLVGRPKVLYLDEPTTGLDPHARNEVWAVVRTLVADGTTVLLTTQYLEEADQLADTITVFDRGHVVANGRADELKRRTGGQTLQVRPSALADLDAVERILAGLTGARPHRDDDTGLLTAPVADPVLLSTLVRKLDEAGITADELALRLPSLDEVFLALTGKKTGESTKDTTPEGSLV
- a CDS encoding endonuclease/exonuclease/phosphatase family protein; amino-acid sequence: METAVTTLLIGILDGMVIEERVRQGAGRKLVSGLLVAAVVPFAVLTALRLVGYDGNTYTIAALALTPYAGIATLVLGVLALGLRRWWTGVVALVLTCTIGSLVLPRAFANEQKALDGKHVRVLASNMLGGQADPDRIVGYVKEHQVDVLSLTEMTPEAITGLERAGLFQVLPYHVLHPAEWASGSGLVSRYPLTPLRLSGNSDYKQPSASVDLGDGVRIEVVAVHPAAPMWDRHAWVDEAKDLPYADAEHDIRILAGDFNASLDHALFRELLTRGYVDAADQLGKALEGTWTNGLVPPVPIDHVLADKRTAIADFKVLETPGSDHDAVYAEVVLPRAG